In Halorhabdus tiamatea SARL4B, a genomic segment contains:
- a CDS encoding AAA family ATPase, protein MPRVSETAFEDVVSQGVYRNLDADLQNGYVHGLDTAAVDDSVLLWGPPGSGKTTESLARVAGYVDAHDDVSPRDVTVVTYRTELAVSITERAMDWEVFPFADGIEDAYEYWGTAHAVATRVTDFLGHIDEDSPTHAGMVDGKAARAFCDEHGIEYKNGVNGRDSQWEVFHAVYTYAKQNLLDVGTWRYITDDELLGTVRSNTIAFRRLQDFHDKWGQSASFDVAVEAWESWKREHDCHDFYEQLEIGLAAGLPGDEFVVIDELHDAYPLMVKLFEQWIDAAGTAVAAGDPDQVCNAFSGASPEIFTGLNDRVGTDLKPVKLPKSHRVPDEHFEAAARILSRHRTPPELETAGEGDLYRHTTPGSMEYDDQDGWRMFPETASQSPLRLHEEYGADMMHMARTQMLADGVGACLDAGGVVYQSQEDVAGNWARRLHVMHSLRAVRDVRPAQQVSVVGDGDEYGRDGERDGAVKTPETSDVRLTPRQARVLLKHTDEGYLDGSRSDALSRVNEREIMPNTSSLVPMPVLADMVSRDWWAVYGQGKESIENLVYVNEHAGFTGNRDRDVTAMQRAWERYGDDLPEKPGDVETRLWTMHAAKGDEAEHAVVYTGVTGRVRDGIREDERQAENESRTWYVALTRATTGLHIVRDAFDMTCDDFEGMVPDDLEPKAAAAARERRRARREGDGPGEGTAAD, encoded by the coding sequence ATGCCCCGAGTTAGTGAGACAGCGTTCGAGGACGTCGTCTCGCAGGGCGTGTACCGGAACCTGGACGCGGACCTGCAGAACGGGTACGTTCACGGGTTAGACACCGCGGCCGTGGACGACTCAGTCCTTCTCTGGGGGCCGCCCGGGTCGGGGAAGACGACGGAGTCCCTCGCGCGTGTCGCGGGGTACGTGGACGCTCACGACGACGTGAGCCCGCGCGACGTGACCGTGGTGACGTACCGAACGGAGCTCGCGGTGAGCATCACGGAGCGAGCGATGGACTGGGAAGTGTTCCCGTTCGCAGACGGTATAGAAGACGCGTACGAGTACTGGGGGACGGCGCACGCGGTCGCTACGCGTGTCACCGATTTCTTAGGTCACATTGACGAGGATTCCCCGACTCACGCCGGGATGGTTGACGGGAAGGCAGCGCGCGCGTTCTGTGACGAGCACGGAATCGAGTACAAGAACGGTGTGAACGGGCGGGATTCGCAGTGGGAAGTGTTCCACGCGGTGTACACGTACGCGAAGCAGAATCTGCTGGATGTCGGGACGTGGAGGTACATCACTGACGACGAACTCCTCGGGACGGTCCGGTCGAACACGATCGCGTTCCGGCGACTGCAGGATTTCCACGACAAGTGGGGTCAGAGCGCGTCGTTCGACGTAGCGGTGGAGGCGTGGGAGTCGTGGAAGCGAGAACACGACTGTCACGACTTCTATGAACAGTTAGAAATCGGGCTCGCGGCCGGGTTGCCGGGTGACGAGTTCGTGGTGATTGACGAGCTCCACGACGCGTACCCGTTAATGGTGAAACTGTTCGAGCAGTGGATTGATGCGGCCGGGACGGCGGTCGCGGCTGGTGACCCGGATCAGGTGTGTAACGCGTTCAGCGGTGCGTCACCGGAGATATTCACCGGGCTGAACGACCGCGTGGGCACCGACTTGAAACCGGTGAAACTCCCGAAGAGCCACCGGGTGCCGGACGAGCACTTCGAAGCCGCCGCGAGGATCTTATCCCGGCACCGGACTCCGCCAGAGTTGGAGACGGCGGGTGAAGGTGACTTGTACCGGCACACCACGCCGGGGTCGATGGAGTACGACGACCAGGACGGGTGGCGGATGTTCCCAGAGACTGCGAGTCAGTCCCCGCTCCGGCTGCACGAGGAGTACGGGGCGGATATGATGCATATGGCGCGGACTCAGATGCTCGCGGACGGTGTCGGTGCGTGCTTGGATGCTGGTGGTGTCGTGTACCAGTCGCAGGAAGACGTGGCGGGGAACTGGGCGCGGCGGCTGCACGTTATGCACTCGTTGCGTGCTGTCCGGGATGTCCGGCCGGCGCAGCAGGTGTCTGTCGTGGGTGACGGTGACGAGTACGGCCGTGACGGTGAGCGTGACGGGGCGGTGAAGACGCCTGAAACGTCGGATGTTCGGTTGACGCCGCGGCAGGCGCGGGTGCTCCTCAAGCACACGGACGAGGGGTATTTGGACGGGTCGCGGTCGGACGCACTGTCACGGGTGAACGAGCGAGAGATAATGCCGAACACGTCGTCTCTCGTTCCAATGCCGGTGCTCGCGGACATGGTGTCACGGGACTGGTGGGCGGTCTACGGGCAAGGAAAGGAGTCCATCGAGAACCTGGTGTACGTGAACGAACACGCCGGGTTCACCGGGAATCGGGATCGTGACGTGACGGCCATGCAGCGCGCGTGGGAACGGTACGGTGACGACCTTCCCGAGAAACCGGGTGACGTGGAAACGCGTCTCTGGACGATGCACGCCGCGAAAGGCGACGAAGCAGAACACGCCGTTGTCTATACGGGCGTGACCGGCCGCGTTCGGGACGGTATCCGTGAGGATGAACGACAGGCAGAGAACGAATCGCGGACGTGGTATGTCGCTCTGACGCGGGCGACGACCGGGCTGCACATCGTTCGGGATGCGTTCGACATGACGTGCGACGACTTTGAAGGGATGGTCCCGGACGATTTGGAACCGAAGGCGGCTGCTGCGGCGCGTGAACGACGACGCGCACGTCGTGAGGGTGACGGGCCCGGTGAGGGAACGGCGGCGGACTGA
- a CDS encoding transcription initiation factor IIB — protein MAGTPTRLRTRENGETRTNSEQNTESSEDTTSQQTCGECGGDLTRDNGEIVCEDCGLVTSENRIDRGPEWRAFNQQEREEKSRVGAPTTDKLHDKGLSTNIDWQNRDASGTPLSKSKQEQMDRLREWNTRSKTATSADRTKQTGLAEVQRMASALGLPEHVEETACVMLKQCVTQDLMRGRSIEGMATACITLAARQCNCPRQPGDVYSVSRLQDPSRVDSDIRYVARELGVEAAPADPREYIPGYVDALDVDDPVAVRETAVDMLDTAENENLHSGRAPTAIAAAAVYSATVIHIEGITQVDVAQSTDASAVTIGKRYPEILNAYGVPQSA, from the coding sequence ATGGCAGGCACCCCTACACGCCTCAGAACCCGTGAAAACGGTGAAACACGTACAAACAGTGAACAAAACACCGAGTCCAGCGAGGACACGACATCCCAGCAGACGTGCGGCGAATGCGGCGGTGACCTCACCCGCGACAACGGAGAAATCGTGTGCGAGGACTGCGGATTAGTAACCAGCGAGAACCGCATCGACCGAGGGCCGGAATGGCGAGCGTTCAACCAGCAAGAACGCGAGGAGAAAAGCCGCGTCGGAGCCCCTACCACGGACAAACTCCACGATAAAGGCCTCTCCACGAACATCGACTGGCAGAACCGCGACGCGTCCGGGACCCCACTCTCCAAATCCAAGCAGGAGCAGATGGACCGTCTCCGAGAGTGGAACACCCGCAGCAAGACAGCGACAAGCGCCGACCGGACGAAGCAAACCGGGTTAGCGGAAGTACAGCGCATGGCGTCCGCGCTCGGACTCCCCGAACACGTCGAAGAAACGGCGTGCGTGATGCTGAAACAGTGCGTTACCCAGGACCTGATGCGCGGTCGGTCGATTGAAGGCATGGCGACAGCGTGCATCACGCTCGCTGCACGGCAGTGTAACTGCCCGCGGCAGCCTGGTGACGTGTACAGCGTGTCACGGTTACAGGACCCGTCGCGCGTAGATTCTGACATCCGGTACGTCGCACGCGAGCTCGGTGTGGAAGCCGCGCCTGCAGACCCGCGCGAATACATTCCAGGGTACGTCGATGCCCTGGACGTGGACGACCCGGTAGCCGTCCGGGAAACAGCTGTAGACATGCTTGACACCGCCGAGAACGAGAACCTGCACTCCGGCCGCGCACCGACCGCGATCGCGGCCGCAGCAGTGTACTCCGCGACCGTTATCCACATTGAAGGCATCACGCAAGTTGACGTCGCACAATCAACCGATGCGTCCGCCGTCACGATCGGGAAACGGTACCCAGAAATATTGAACGCGTACGGCGTCCCGCAGTCAGCATAA
- a CDS encoding cyclin family protein: MSTDTTVPPEHLDPKQYLPTPAAAPDIPPRAIGLAEDILDTTFPAGEFAGARRSALAGAALYAACVALTGTGVSQDTVADATGTTAVSIRSWMHDMAERAVTEDSVDVAVVCDTNVETRAAWDRLSHLAGGGGIPELPDASAFGEE; encoded by the coding sequence ATGAGCACAGACACAACCGTTCCACCGGAACACCTCGACCCGAAACAGTACTTACCAACCCCTGCAGCTGCTCCCGATATCCCGCCACGAGCGATCGGGCTCGCAGAAGACATCTTAGACACGACGTTCCCCGCTGGTGAGTTCGCTGGCGCGCGCCGGTCGGCGCTCGCTGGCGCGGCGTTGTACGCCGCGTGCGTGGCGCTCACTGGTACGGGAGTGTCGCAGGACACCGTGGCGGATGCGACCGGTACAACGGCCGTCTCGATACGCTCATGGATGCATGACATGGCGGAGCGTGCGGTGACGGAGGATTCGGTGGATGTTGCGGTGGTTTGTGATACCAACGTTGAGACGCGAGCGGCGTGGGATAGGCTCAGTCACTTGGCGGGAGGGGGCGGTATTCCTGAGCTTCCGGACGCGTCCGCGTTTGGTGAGGAGTAG
- a CDS encoding DNA N-6-adenine-methyltransferase produces MYEEGDDDHDTPGEFVEPLIDAVSGFDLDPSASTSSNLAERNVTKDEDGLSIPWHGDVWLNPPYSTVSDWLEYARNEYHRGAVDSIISLVFARTSTQWFHNHATTADLACFVEGRLSFGEAANSAPAPSLVLVWGDAAENTDVVEYLSSQGFLVKLRDRDVGAQDRLDSFAPGVNACEYSESPAD; encoded by the coding sequence GTGTACGAGGAAGGCGACGACGACCACGACACACCAGGTGAGTTCGTCGAACCGCTCATCGATGCAGTCTCCGGATTCGACTTAGACCCGTCGGCAAGCACATCATCGAACCTCGCGGAACGGAACGTTACCAAAGACGAAGATGGGCTGTCTATTCCGTGGCACGGTGACGTGTGGCTAAACCCGCCGTATTCGACTGTCAGTGACTGGTTAGAGTACGCGCGCAACGAGTACCACCGCGGTGCAGTGGACTCGATCATCTCCTTAGTGTTCGCCCGAACCAGTACTCAATGGTTCCACAACCACGCGACGACAGCTGACTTAGCGTGTTTCGTTGAAGGCCGGCTGTCGTTCGGTGAGGCGGCGAATTCCGCGCCTGCACCGTCTCTCGTGCTCGTATGGGGCGACGCAGCTGAGAACACGGACGTAGTGGAATACTTATCGTCGCAAGGGTTCCTCGTGAAGCTCCGTGACCGGGACGTGGGCGCGCAGGACCGGTTAGACTCGTTCGCGCCCGGGGTTAACGCGTGTGAGTACTCGGAATCCCCGGCTGACTGA